A single Branchiostoma floridae strain S238N-H82 chromosome 11, Bfl_VNyyK, whole genome shotgun sequence DNA region contains:
- the LOC118425549 gene encoding merlin-like (The sequence of the model RefSeq protein was modified relative to this genomic sequence to represent the inferred CDS: added 51 bases not found in genome assembly): protein MANDALLRSEETADLLAEKAKIAEEEAMLLAQKASEAEQEMNRLQVSALRSEEEKVVLEHRVRETELIALRIAEDSERRAKEAEELKEQLIKAKENEKFAKDKLIELTRNPLNDTLGSETKTEQKKEPQYGYPQFNYMTGDAITNEHLRELDMRLEHEMSLSMDSADNSMELLSDNDVEQLSREIEKERMEYMEKSKHLQEQLSELKKEIEVLKDEDKETQYDKLHNINVEMGETKYSTLKRIKAGTAKARVAFFEEL from the exons ATGGCAAATGATGCATTA TTAAGATCAGAAGAAACAGCAGACCTGCTAGCTGAGAAGGCTAAGATAGCAGAGGAGGAGGCCATGCTGCTGGCACAGAAAGCCTCGGAAGCAGAACAGGAGATGAACAGACTACAAGTGTCTGCTCTCAGG AGCGAAGAAGAAAAGGTAGTTTTAGAACACAGGGTACGGGAGACAGAGCTCATCGCCCTGAGAATAGCCGAGGACTCGGAGAGGCGAGCCAAGGAGGCGGAGGAGCTGAAGGAACAGCTGATCAAGGCCAAGGAGAATGAGAAATTTGCCAAAGATAAGCTGATAGAGCTGACTAGGAACCCTTTGAAT GACACTTTGGGCTCGGAgacaaaaactgaacaaaaaaaGGAGCCCCAATATGGTTATCCACAG tttaactacatgacaGGGGACGCCATAACGAACGAACACCTGCGAGAGTTGGACATGAGATTAGAACACGAGATGTCCCTGTCCATGGACAGTGCTGACAACTCCATGGAGCTGCTAAGTGACAACGATGTCGAACAGTTGTCCAGggaaatagaaaaagaaag GATGGAGTATATGGAAAAGAGTAAACATCTTCAAGAACAGCTGAGCGAGTTAAAGAAAGAGATTGAAGTCTTGAAGGATGAAGACAAGGAGACTCAGTATGACAAGTTACACAACATCAACGTGGAGATGGGAGAGACCAAATACTCCACCCTGAAAAGA